The genomic interval TTGTCATTTATATTGTTATGGTATTTCCAAAAGCTAACGCAAATGCCTAAAACACACATAGGCTTAAACTTTTCATGTTAATTAATCAATGGCCTTATAATTGTTGAAACATGTCACTGCCGCGAATAACGGACTATGAAATATTGGAGAAACTTGGAGTGGGCAGCTATGCGTCTGTCTACAAGGCACGCCATAAAGTGAGTCCTTCAATCCAATTATTCTACGAAATCAATTATCTAAACGCATTCACTCGTATATTCCCATAGAAGGAACGCACTTATCATGCCATCAAATATGTGGAAATGTCTACTTTGTCTCAGAGCTCACGCGACAATTTAATAACCGAAATTCGCCTGCTCCGAGATCTGAAGCACAAGTACATTGTGACGCTTCAGGACTTTTTCTGGGATGACAAGTGAGTTGGAATAAAATATGATGAGCGTATTTGACAGATTCTAGTtgataatgaaaataatataattgtatATCTTCTTCGTCCACTTAAGGAACATTTACATTGTATTGGAATATTGTAATGCTGGCAATTTATCTGCCTTCATACGCACCAAGAAAGCGCTCCCAGAGTCAACATGTCGATATTTTCTGCGGCAATTAGCTGCTGCGGTTCAGTATATGCGGGCCAACGATGTTTCACATTTTGATCTGAAACCACAGAATTTACTGCTCACGCGCAGTTTTAATAATGTCTCTCTAAAGGTTGCGGACTTTGGGTatgtaattgaaaaaaatgacGACTGGGATTCTTTAATCGTTTGAGTTTTAAAGATTTGCGCAACACCTGAAACTAGGCGAAATCAATCAGCAGCTGAAAGGCTCGCCGCTCTACATGGCCCCGGAGATTGTGCGAAAACATCAGTACGATGCCAAGGCCGATCTCTGGAGCGTCGGGGTAATACTGTATGAATGCCTGTTCGGAAAAGCGCCCTATAGCTCGCGCACTATTGAGGAGCTGTTACTGCGCATTCGCAAGGCCGAGCCAATTGTGCTGCCACCAAATGCGCGCATCAGCAATGAATGCCACGATTTGTTGCGTCGTCTTCTGGCTCATGAGCCGGCGAAGCGCATCTCCTTTGCGGATTTCTTTGCACATCCCTTTTTAGATCTCAAAACTTTTCCCTCGGAGCAGACACTGAAAAAGGCCATTGACTTGGTGACTCAGGCGGTGGAGCATGATGAGAAACGTAGTTATAAGGAGGCTTACTATTTGTACTGCAGCGCATTACAATATTTTGTGCCGCTCATAACCGAGGAATCGGATGCCAGCCGGCGGCAGGAGCtacgtaatcgggctttagcCTACATGAAGCGCGCGGAGGAGATCAAAAATGTTATCATTGAGGACGAATACAAGCTGCTGGCACAACGGCAGCAGACACCAGTATCGCAACGCTCTGAAAAAGGGATCCCTGCTACAACTGCTGAGGCTACGAATCAAGCACAGCCAAGCACGTCGCGCATGATGGAAATGCTTGAGCCGGATGCGCGCTATAAACAGCTTTGTATGacatttcacttttttctGGTTCCAGTTAACCTGAAAACCACATTTGCCTCTATTACACATTTCAGTCGACGAGTTCTTTCTAAGTTTGTTCATTTTGGCGAATGGCTTGCTTGcgatattatttttgttaccAAACTAAACAAGTTAAACAGCAATAGGAAGAACAACTATTGCGAAAAGAtattaagatatttttttaaggtttatatttcaataagggaacataattttcaaaattaactCTGCTAACGGGCGGAGTGTAGCGTTTGACAGGCAACGACAGTCGATGACATTCATTAATTTTCAATCAATACGGTGACTTCATtttagtatatacatatttttgtaacattatacacatatatgattatttaatatttacctTTACAAATTGTAAGTTTCTTACGTTAATATTGAATGTCTTTCAGTTACTCTATCGGGCTCGAGTCCTGCTATGAAGACAGGCCTGGAAATTGGGCGGCAGGGTGAGCTGTATCTGTACGAGCGCAAGCTGGACGCTGCCTTGGAGTCGTATACCTCTGCTTTGGGTATTCTGGTACCATTTGTTAACAACGAGCCAAGGGGCGAGCGACGAaatctgctgctgcaacaagtGAGTTCCACAATTGTTTCCGCATAACGTAGTATGTGGATGCATGTACTTTTCATTTCAGCTGGAGTTCTGGATCAAGGAGGCCGAGAGCATTAAAAGTATTTTGAGCGCCAAGCATTTGGATGAAGAGGAACAAAAGATGTCCACGGTACGCAGCTGCAGTATACAGTAGAAATTTGATGGCGCTGGTGCGCATATGTTGGAGTATTTTTGTAGTCCGATGATAGCATCGCTTAGTAAAGTAGTGTAGTTACGTATTATATAGAGCATAGCTACAAATGTATCTAGATCTGGACTAGATAATATGGTTGCTTAAGTTATGTGTTCTGTTTGACTCACATTTTCCGACACAAAGTGCGTTTGCTAAAATCTGTTAGTtcttcataaatatttaatatattcaaaataatatttggttAAAAG from Drosophila virilis strain 15010-1051.87 chromosome 2, Dvir_AGI_RSII-ME, whole genome shotgun sequence carries:
- the Aduk gene encoding serine/threonine-protein kinase ULK3; translation: MSLPRITDYEILEKLGVGSYASVYKARHKKERTYHAIKYVEMSTLSQSSRDNLITEIRLLRDLKHKYIVTLQDFFWDDKNIYIVLEYCNAGNLSAFIRTKKALPESTCRYFLRQLAAAVQYMRANDVSHFDLKPQNLLLTRSFNNVSLKVADFGFAQHLKLGEINQQLKGSPLYMAPEIVRKHQYDAKADLWSVGVILYECLFGKAPYSSRTIEELLLRIRKAEPIVLPPNARISNECHDLLRRLLAHEPAKRISFADFFAHPFLDLKTFPSEQTLKKAIDLVTQAVEHDEKRSYKEAYYLYCSALQYFVPLITEESDASRRQELRNRALAYMKRAEEIKNVIIEDEYKLLAQRQQTPVSQRSEKGIPATTAEATNQAQPSTSRMMEMLEPDARYKQLFTLSGSSPAMKTGLEIGRQGELYLYERKLDAALESYTSALGILVPFVNNEPRGERRNLLLQQLEFWIKEAESIKSILSAKHLDEEEQKMSTFHIPAILPSLLWDFKPHVYLFFCIVITLIKMV